In the genome of bacterium, one region contains:
- a CDS encoding J domain-containing protein, with translation MEFKEIDQARKLLGLGETASLKEIRDAYRTLSLKYHPDRNPVGATEELSETFKKITEAYNLIIEYCSCYRYSFTKKESQFFSDAEMDKEHFKNFFDGWITNFEKE, from the coding sequence ATGGAATTTAAAGAGATAGATCAGGCAAGGAAACTTTTAGGGTTAGGCGAGACAGCTTCATTAAAAGAGATAAGAGATGCGTATAGAACCCTCTCCTTAAAATACCATCCTGATAGAAACCCCGTAGGGGCAACAGAAGAACTTTCCGAAACATTCAAAAAAATAACAGAAGCATATAACCTAATTATAGAGTATTGTTCCTGTTATAGATACTCTTTTACTAAAAAAGAATCACAATTTTTTTCTGATGCTGAGATGGATAAAGAACATTTTAAGAATTTTTTTGATGGCTGGATTACAAATTTTGAAAAAGAATAA
- a CDS encoding ASKHA domain-containing protein — protein MATVKFPQFKNDKSVLKVEKGLTLLDFARMAEIQISADCNGTGICGKCIVRVSEGEENLNELTLIEKSFNLKEKERLACQAKVISDKSDILLYIKNSGKYEILQSKFDSQLSLSPSYFQKNGYVFKGETMVDTFKGKIYGLAIDIGTTTIVIDLVDMETGKVIKTYANSNPQISYGNDVISRIEYTLVDNKSNGKYLSKKEQTTHLLTLKNLVVDFVNTSIKEFSKEEGKNISQYIYQVVLVGNPTMRNIFFGLDISSLGVIPYEAPDTSSIVSTPSQVGLDINKVATIYGGALIGGHIGSDVVADILVSGMYNKDALSLIIDIGTNGEIVLGNKKRMISASCAAGGAFEGASVSCGLGGIEGAIKEISIYDGRVGYTTIGNKKPVGVCGSGLIDLLAEFLDKNIMSKNARIKKDFYITEDLRLTQDDIFKLITSKSAIKTGWEILLDYYPAKLEDIDKIYLSGGFGNYVNITNGKKIGLIPDVDERKIIKIGNGSLQGAREMLISKERLKLSEEIASRVLHIKTNEIVKDFDYLLVSNMYF, from the coding sequence ATGGCAACTGTAAAATTTCCGCAATTCAAGAACGACAAATCTGTTTTAAAGGTAGAGAAAGGTTTAACCTTACTTGATTTTGCTCGAATGGCTGAAATACAAATTAGTGCTGACTGTAATGGCACAGGTATCTGCGGAAAATGTATAGTAAGAGTATCTGAAGGTGAAGAGAACCTAAACGAATTAACCTTAATTGAAAAATCTTTCAATCTTAAAGAAAAAGAGCGGCTTGCTTGTCAAGCGAAAGTTATAAGCGATAAATCAGATATACTATTGTATATTAAAAATTCTGGTAAATACGAAATCTTGCAATCCAAATTTGATAGCCAGTTATCTTTATCTCCATCATACTTCCAAAAGAATGGTTACGTCTTTAAAGGCGAAACAATGGTTGATACCTTCAAAGGCAAGATTTATGGTCTGGCAATTGATATTGGAACAACAACTATTGTTATCGACCTTGTTGATATGGAGACGGGCAAAGTTATTAAAACTTATGCAAACTCCAACCCACAGATATCTTATGGAAACGATGTTATTTCAAGAATAGAATATACCCTTGTTGATAATAAGAGTAATGGGAAGTATCTTTCTAAGAAAGAACAGACAACCCACCTTTTAACTCTCAAAAACTTGGTGGTAGATTTTGTCAATACATCGATAAAAGAGTTTTCAAAAGAGGAAGGAAAAAATATCTCCCAATATATTTATCAGGTAGTTCTGGTGGGAAACCCTACAATGAGAAACATCTTTTTTGGGCTGGATATATCTTCCCTCGGTGTTATACCTTATGAAGCACCTGACACTAGTTCAATTGTTTCTACTCCTTCCCAAGTAGGGCTTGATATTAATAAGGTTGCAACTATTTATGGAGGAGCCCTTATTGGAGGTCATATAGGTTCAGATGTAGTGGCTGATATTCTTGTTTCAGGGATGTATAATAAAGATGCTCTTTCCTTAATTATTGATATAGGAACAAATGGTGAAATTGTTTTAGGTAACAAGAAACGCATGATTTCTGCTTCTTGTGCTGCAGGGGGCGCTTTTGAAGGCGCTTCTGTAAGTTGCGGGTTGGGAGGTATTGAAGGGGCTATAAAAGAAATTTCTATCTATGATGGCAGGGTAGGGTATACAACAATAGGAAATAAAAAGCCAGTTGGGGTGTGTGGGTCAGGTTTAATAGACCTTCTTGCAGAATTTCTTGATAAAAATATAATGAGTAAAAACGCAAGAATAAAAAAAGACTTTTATATAACAGAAGATTTAAGATTGACTCAGGATGATATATTTAAGTTGATAACATCAAAATCTGCAATAAAAACTGGATGGGAGATACTCCTTGATTATTATCCTGCTAAACTTGAAGATATTGATAAAATATATCTTTCTGGTGGATTCGGGAATTATGTCAATATAACAAACGGAAAAAAGATAGGGTTAATCCCCGATGTTGACGAAAGAAAGATTATTAAGATTGGCAATGGTTCACTCCAAGGCGCAAGAGAGATGCTGATATCTAAAGAACGCCTAAAACTGAGCGAAGAGATTGCATCGAGAGTTCTTCATATAAAAACAAACGAAATTGTAAAAGATTTTGATTATCTTCTTGTCAGCAATATGTATTTTTGA
- a CDS encoding FAD-dependent oxidoreductase, whose amino-acid sequence MEKKTDILIVGAGPAGIVCATTAKKHYPSKSVTVFKDIKDGVIPCGIPYMFSSLHNPDENKLGTDFLQNSGINVVVDTVIKIDRNEKNIETAKGDKYFYEKLVLAIGSVPVNLPIKGIEKEGVYQIKKELNYLNDVVEKIKNCKNVLVIGGGFIGVEFADEVSNLNGIKVTLVELLPNLLYNSFDPEFSVMAEEKLRNKGVDIMLNTQVQEIIGEDKVEKVKFADGREIPVDGIILGVGAKPNVKLAVDAGLELGHCGGVLTDEYMRTTLDSNVFAIGDCACKKDFYTRKAMVVMLASTATAEARVAGSNLYKIKVVRENKGTIAIYSTYVDGLVLGSAGLTEKTARAENFEIMVGSVDGVDKHPASLPGVSKGKMKLIFSMQSGIILGGQVSCGMSCAQMINIIGLAIQKRMSCTEMETLQVATHPYLTSSPVMYPIVLAAQQVAEKISQRNVG is encoded by the coding sequence ATGGAAAAAAAGACAGATATTCTTATCGTTGGAGCTGGTCCTGCTGGTATAGTGTGCGCAACAACTGCAAAAAAACATTATCCATCAAAAAGTGTTACCGTTTTTAAAGATATTAAAGATGGGGTTATACCTTGTGGGATTCCTTATATGTTTTCAAGTTTACATAATCCTGATGAAAACAAACTTGGTACAGATTTTTTACAAAATAGTGGTATAAATGTTGTTGTTGATACTGTTATCAAAATAGATAGGAATGAAAAAAACATAGAAACTGCTAAAGGGGATAAATATTTTTACGAAAAACTTGTATTGGCTATTGGTTCAGTTCCTGTAAACTTACCAATTAAAGGAATTGAAAAAGAGGGAGTCTATCAGATAAAGAAAGAGTTGAACTACCTAAACGATGTTGTTGAAAAGATTAAAAATTGTAAAAACGTTCTTGTTATAGGTGGCGGATTTATTGGGGTTGAGTTTGCGGATGAGGTATCAAACTTAAATGGTATTAAGGTAACACTGGTTGAACTACTTCCGAACCTTCTTTACAACTCTTTTGACCCTGAGTTTTCTGTTATGGCAGAAGAAAAACTTCGTAACAAAGGAGTGGATATAATGCTAAACACTCAGGTGCAAGAGATTATAGGTGAAGATAAGGTTGAAAAGGTTAAGTTTGCTGATGGTAGAGAGATACCAGTAGATGGAATTATATTGGGGGTGGGTGCTAAACCTAATGTTAAATTGGCTGTTGACGCAGGACTGGAACTTGGACACTGTGGTGGTGTTCTAACAGACGAATATATGAGAACAACCCTCGATTCAAACGTTTTTGCGATAGGTGACTGTGCTTGTAAAAAGGATTTTTATACAAGGAAAGCTATGGTTGTAATGCTTGCTTCCACAGCTACCGCTGAGGCAAGAGTTGCTGGCTCTAATCTTTATAAAATAAAAGTTGTACGCGAAAATAAAGGTACTATTGCAATATATTCCACATATGTAGATGGTCTTGTTTTAGGTTCTGCAGGGTTGACAGAAAAGACCGCAAGGGCAGAAAATTTCGAGATTATGGTTGGAAGCGTTGATGGAGTGGACAAACATCCTGCTTCTTTACCTGGTGTTAGTAAAGGTAAAATGAAACTTATCTTTTCTATGCAGTCAGGAATTATACTTGGTGGGCAGGTAAGTTGTGGTATGTCTTGTGCTCAGATGATAAATATTATCGGGTTGGCTATACAGAAAAGAATGTCTTGTACTGAAATGGAAACACTACAGGTTGCTACACATCCTTACCTAACAAGTTCTCCTGTTATGTATCCCATTGTTTTGGCTGCCCAACAGGTTGCAGAAAAAATATCACAAAGAAACGTTGGTTAA